A single window of Jiangella alkaliphila DNA harbors:
- a CDS encoding alanine racemase — MSLTLHIDADQWRGRVRRYVQDATAAGVTVVPVAKGNGYGFGNAVLAAEAARLGVTTLAVGTYDEVAAATGEFGGDVLVLTPWRPWLTAALGDDRLVHTVSRLEDLRQLAAAPARPRVVVEVLTSIRRHGIDPGDLADVAKLLDDVRFEGFALHLPLGDDHAAEATTLARRAFEAVPAAARTIWVSHLTAAQAATVGQATSAEVRLRVATALWLGDRSGLTPKATVLDLHRVRRGETYGYRQRRARRDGTVVVVAGGTAHGIALQAPTAAGTLRQRASALARGGLEAGGRALSPFRVAGKQRWFAEPPHMQCSMIWLPDGVEPPSVGDEAGVEVRYTTTTFDALAWD; from the coding sequence GTGTCCCTGACCTTGCACATCGACGCCGACCAGTGGCGCGGCCGGGTCCGCCGCTACGTCCAGGACGCGACCGCCGCGGGCGTCACCGTCGTCCCCGTCGCCAAGGGCAACGGCTACGGCTTCGGCAACGCCGTGCTGGCGGCCGAGGCGGCCCGGCTCGGGGTGACGACGCTCGCCGTCGGCACGTACGACGAGGTCGCCGCGGCCACCGGCGAGTTCGGCGGCGACGTGCTGGTGCTGACGCCGTGGCGGCCCTGGCTGACCGCCGCGCTGGGCGACGACCGCCTCGTCCACACCGTCTCGCGGCTGGAGGACCTGCGGCAGCTGGCGGCCGCGCCCGCCCGCCCGCGGGTCGTCGTCGAGGTGCTGACGAGCATCCGGCGCCACGGCATCGACCCGGGCGACCTCGCCGACGTCGCGAAGCTGCTCGACGACGTGCGGTTCGAGGGGTTCGCGCTGCACCTGCCGCTGGGCGACGACCACGCCGCCGAGGCGACGACCTTGGCCCGGCGGGCATTCGAGGCGGTACCGGCGGCGGCCCGCACGATCTGGGTCAGCCACCTCACCGCGGCGCAGGCCGCGACGGTCGGGCAGGCGACGTCCGCCGAGGTGCGGCTGCGGGTGGCGACGGCGCTCTGGCTCGGCGACCGCTCCGGGCTGACCCCCAAGGCGACGGTCCTCGACCTGCACCGGGTCCGGCGCGGCGAGACGTACGGCTACCGGCAGCGCCGGGCCCGCCGCGACGGCACGGTGGTGGTCGTCGCGGGTGGGACGGCGCACGGCATCGCGCTGCAGGCCCCGACGGCGGCCGGCACGCTGCGTCAGCGGGCGTCGGCGCTGGCGCGCGGCGGGCTGGAGGCGGGTGGGCGGGCGCTCTCGCCGTTCCGCGTCGCCGGCAAGCAGCGCTGGTTCGCCGAGCCGCCGCACATGCAGTGCTCGATGATCTGGCTCCCTGACGGCGTCGAGCCGCCCTCCGTGGGCGACGAGGCCGGCGTCGAGGTCCGCTACACGACGACCACCTTCGACGCCCTCGCCTGGGACTGA